Below is a genomic region from Miniphocaeibacter halophilus.
TGCCGCAGTAAATGCTGAAAAATATATTAACGAAAATTTTTAATAAGGAGGAACTATGTTAGAACTAGATAAAAAAACTTTTGAAGATGAAGTATTAAATGTTGAAGGTTATGTATTTGTAGATTTTTGGAGCCAAGGTTGTGAACCATGTAAAGCTTTAATGCCAGATGTTCATAAATTAGCTGAAAAATATGGAGATAAAATTAAATTCTGTTCTCTTGACACTACAAAAGCAAGAAGATTAGCAATAAAACAAAAAGTTTTAGGCTTACCAACTATGCTTATGTATAAAGATGGAGAAAAAGTTGACGAAATCACTAAAGATGATGCTACTGTAGAAAATATAGAAGCAATGATCCTTAAATACTATAACTAATAAATAAAATACCCAGTATTTTATATTATTTAATAAAAAAGTCGGAGGTGTATAATGCGATTAGAATTAGGCAAAATTTTTATTAAGGATATACAATTTGCTGATTCATCAAAAATCGAAAATGGCATTCTTTATGTTAATAAGGAAGAATTATTAGAAGCCATTGGCGGAGACGAGCATATTAAATCTATTGATTTTGATATTGCTAAACCTGGTGAAAGTATTAGAATTACCCCAGTTAAAGACGTTATTGAACCAAGGGTTAAAGTTGAAGGACCTGGACAAATATTTCCTGGTATCTTAAACAAAGTTGACACTGTTGGTCAAGGAAAAACCTATGCATTAAAAGGAATGGCTGTTGTTACAACTGGAAAAATAGTTGGTTTCCAAGAAGGTATTATAGACATGGTTGGAGAAGGTGCTAAATATACTCCTTTCTCACAATTAAATAACTTAGTTGTTATTTGCGAACCTGTTGATGGATTAAAACAACATGACCATGAAAAAGCAGTTAGAATGATCGGTTTCAAAGCAGCTGCTTATATTGGAGAATTAGCTAGAGAATTAACTCCTGAAGAAACAACTGTTTATGAAACAAAACCATTGTTAGACCAATTACAAGAATACCCTGATTTACCAAAAGTAGCTTATGTTTATATGTTACAAACTCAAGGTTTACTTCATGACACATATGTATATGGTGTAGACGCTAAACAAATAGTACCTACTATCCTATACCCTACTGAAGTAATGGATGGAGCTATTGTAAGTGGTAACTGTGTATCTGCTTGTGATAAGAACCCAACATACGTTCATTTAAACAACGGTATAATTGAAGATCTATATGCAAGACATGGTAAGGACTACAACTTTGTAGGAGTAGTAATTACAAATGAAAATGTATATTTAATGGATAAGGAAAGATCTTCAAATTGGACTTCTAAATTAGTTGAATACCTTGGAGTAGATGCTGTAATAATCTCTCAAGAAGGATTTGGAAACCCAGATACAGATTTAATAATGAACTGTAAGAAAATAGAAGAAAAAGGTATAAAGACAGTTATAGTAACTGACGAATATGCTGGACAAAACGGAGCTTCTCAATCATTAGCAGACGCTGATGAAAAAGCTGATGCCGTAGTAACAGCTGGTAACGCAAACCAAATAGTAGTATTACCAAAGTTAGATAAGATTATTGGTCATATAGAAGTAGTAGATGTAATTGCTGGTGGTGCTCAAGGTTCCCTTAGAGAAGACGGAACTATTGAAGTGGAAATCCAAGCAATAACAGGTGCTACAAATGAAACAGGATACCATTATTTAACAGCAAAAACTTATTAATAAATATTAAAAATTTAGGAGGATATCATGAGTTTATTAGAAAATAAAAAATTAATCATAATAGGCGACCGTGATGGAATACCTGCTCCTGCAATAGAAGAATGTGTTAACACAGTTCCTAATACAGAAGTAGTTTTCTCATCAACTGAATGTTTTGTCTGAACTAGCGCTGGCGCTATGGACTTAGAAAATCAAAAGAGAGTTAAGGATGCATCTGACAAATATGGTGCAGAAAATCTTGTGGTTTTACTAGGTGCAGCAGAAGCCGAAGCTGCAGGTCTTGCAGCTGAAACAGTTACGTTAGGAGACCCAACATTTGCTGGTCCTTTAGCTGGAGTTGCGTTAGGTTTAGCGGTATATCATGTAGTTGAACCTGAAGTAAAAGAATTATTTGATGCAACTGTTTATGATGAACAAATCGGTATGATGGAAATGGTTCTAGACGTTGACGAAATTGCTGAAGAAATGAATGACATTAGAGAAGAAGCAAATAACTAATATTTAAATTTCTTATTTAGGAGGATAGATAAATGGCGAATAAAAAAGTCGTGCACTATATTAACCAGTTTTTCGCTGGAATTGGTGGAGAAGAAAAAGCCGACACTAAGCCTTTCATTGCTGAAGAATTACCTCCAGTAAGTAAACAATTAGAATCTAAACTAGGTGAAGGTTTCGAAGTTGTTGCTACTGTTGTATGTGGAGATAGTTATTTTAACGAAAATATAGAGTCAGCAAGTAAAGAAGTTTTAGAAATGATAAAAAGTTTCAACCCTGATCTTTTTATCGCTGGTCCAGCTTTTAATGCCGGTCGTTACGGAGTTGCAGCTGGAACAATTACAAAATTAGTAGAAGACGAATTAAATATTCCAGCAATTACAGGAATGTATGTTGAAAATCCTGGTGCTGATATGTTTAAGAAGGATCTTTTCATAATAGAAACTGCTAATTCAGCAGCTGGTATGAGAAAAGCTCTACCTAAAATGGCTAAATTAGGAAAGAAATTAGCTTTAGGAGAAGAAATTCTTGGACCTAAGGAAGAAAGCTATATTGAAAGAGGAATCAGAGTAAACTACTTTAGTGATGTACGTGGTTCTGAAAGAGCTGTAAATATGCTTGTTAAGAAAATTAAAGGCGAAGATTACGAAACAGAATACCCTATGCCTACTTTCGATAGAGTTGAACCAAGTCCTGAAATTGCTGATCTGTCAAATATTACAATAGCTTTAGTTACTTCAGGTGGTATAGTACCTTTTGGTAACCCAGACAGAATTGAATCTTCTTCTGCTTCAAAATATGGAGAATATTCTATAGCTGGCATAGATGATTTAAAAGAAGGCGAATTCGAAACTGCACACGGTGGACATGACCCTGTATATGCTAACGAGGATCCAGATAGAGTTTTACCTGTAGATGTTTTAAGAGATTTAGAAAAAGAAGGTAAAATTGGAAAATTATATGACTACTTCTATTCAACTGTAGGTAATGGAACAGCTGTAGCTAGTGCTAAAGCATACGCACATGAAATAGGAGAAAAACTTGCTGCTGATAACGTAGATGCCGTTATATTGACTTCAACGTGAGGTACCTGTACACGTTGCGGTGCAACAATGGTAAAAGAAATTGAAGCAACAGGTATTCCAGTAGTACACATTTGTACAGTAGTACCTATTTCATTAACAGTAGGAGCTAATAGAATTGTACCTGCTGTTGCTATCCCTCATCCATTAGGAAATCCTGCTTTGGATTTTGATGAGGAAAAAGCTTTAAGAAGAAAATTAGTTGAAAAAGCTTTAAAAGCTTTACAAACTAAAGTTGAAGATCAAACAGTTTTTGAAGGTTAATAAAAAATATTATGGATTCTGCATAGGCAGAATCCATAATTGAATGGAGGTAAATATGTCGTTTCCTGTAATTAAAAACGCTGGATATGTATTAGTTCATACTCCAGACATGATTATTCAAAATGGTTCTACAACTTCAACAGAAAGAGTTGTAAATCCGGATTCTGATTTTTTAAAAGAAGTAGGTAAGCATATAAGAACCTACGAAGAAGTAGTAAATTATTTACCAAATCAGGTATATATTGGTAACTTAAGACCTGAAGAACTAAATAATTATGAATTACCTTGGCATGATAAAGAATTTAAAGGACAAAGAAAAGGTAAGTTTGGCGAAATAACTCCTCAAGATGAGTTTATTGCTGTAATGAAAATATGTGACTCCTTTGAATTAGTAGAGTTAACTGAAGAGTTTATTAATGAAATAAAACCTAAAATTGAAGAAAATTATCCTGAACTTATAGATGCTTTTAATAAAATAAAACCATATGACGTAGAAGCAGACAAACATCTATTAGATGAAGAAAAAGCTGAAGGATTATATAATGATGGCAAATTAGTAGGAATTGTAAAAGCCGCTCACGATGTTGACGTTAACTTAAATGCTCATACTATGTTTGAAAACCTAGTTGTTAAAGCATCAGGAGTATTAGCAACAATTGCCCTATTAAGAAATACATCTGTTAATAAAGATGAAATAGACTATGTTGTAGAATGTTCCGAAGAAGCTTGTGGAGATATTAACCAAAGAGGTGGCGGTAACTTTGCTAAAGCCATTGCTGAAGTTGCTCAATTAACTAACGCTTCCGGCTCTGACACTAGAGGATTCTGTGCTGCCCCTATCCATTCTTTAATAGAAGCAGCTGCTTTAGTTAAAGCAGGAGTATATAAAAATGTATTAGTTGTAGCTGGTGGATCTACTGCTAAATTAGGAATGAATGCAAAGGATCACGTTAAAAAAGGTCATCCTGTTTTAGAAGATGTTCTAGGAACTTTTGCAATACTAGTTTCAGAAAATGATGGTGTTAGCCCTATATTTAGAACAGATTTAACAGGAAAACACAATGTTGGTACAGGCTCTTCCCCACAAGCAGTAATGACTTCATTAATTACAACAGGACTAGATAGAGCAAACTTAAAAATTACAGACGTTGATACCTATTCTGTAGAAATGCAAAATCCGGACATTACCGTTCCTGCAGGCGCTGGTAATGTACCAGAAGCAAACTATAAAATGATTGCAGCATTAGCAGTAAAACGTGGAGATATTGAAAGAGCTCAATTAAAGAGTTTAATCGAAGAAAAAGGATTACCAGGCTGGGCTCCTACACAAGGACACATCCCTTCTGGAGTACCTTATATAGGATATATGATAGATGACCTTACTTCTGGTGATAAAAATAGAGTAATGTTCGTTGGAAAAGGTAGTTTATTCCTTGGTAGAATGACTAATTTATTCGATGGTGTATCTTTTATATGTGAAAGAAATACTGGAGAAGAATCAGATGACCAAGGTATATCTAAAGAAGAAATTAAAAAAATAATTGGTGAGTCCTTAAGAGAATTAGCATCAAATATGCTACAAGAATAGAGGTGATAATATGTCAAAAAATATTATTGCAGAAGCCTTATTAGAAATAGCTGATGGTATAGAAAGTGGCTCATTTGCTAAAAAACCTAAAATTGGTTTAACCATATTAGGTAGTGAACATGGTCTAACCAATATGCTTGAAGCAGCTAATTTAGCTAAATCAATTAACTATGAAATAATCCTTATTGGTCCAAAAGTAGAAACAGAATTTGAATTAGTAGAAGTATCTACAGAAGAAGAAGCCCATAATAAAATGGAAGAACTTTTAGATTCAAAATATATAGACGCTTGTGTTACAATGCACTACAGCTTCCCTATTGGCGTTTCTACAATTGGTAGAGTAATAACTCCTGGAGTAGGCAAAGAAATGCTTATAGCGACAACTACAGGCACTAGTTCAACTAATAGAGTTGAAGGTATGGTTAAAAATACCATTGCTGGTATTTCTGTAGCAAAAGCATTAGGTCGTGAAAATCCAACAGTAGGAATATTAAATGTTGATGGTGCAAAACAAGTAGAAAAAGCTTTAAACAACTTAAAATCAAATGGATATAAATTTGAGTATGGCGAATCCGCAAGAAGTGACGGAGGAGCAGTACTACGTGGCAATGATTTATTACAAGGAGTTCCTGATGTATGTGTAACGGATTCATTAACAGGAAATATATTAATGAAAATGTTCTCTGCATTTACAACAGGCGGTAGTTACGAATCCCTAGGCTATGGATATGGTCCCGGCATAGGTGAAGGCTACGATAGAACTATAATGATTATTTCAAGAGCATCCGGTGCCCCTGTAATAGCAAATGCCATAAAATACGCTTTTGAATTGGTAATTGGAAATATTAAAACAATTGCTGAAAAGGAATATAAGGAAGTAAATTCTCATAAATTTAAAGAAGTTTTAGAATCATTAACTGCTAAAAAAGTTGTTGAGGACAGTGCGGATGTGAAAGCTCCTCCACAAGAAATAGTTACAGGTTCTATAACCGGTATCGATATATTAGATTTAGAAGATGCAGTAACAGCACTTTGGAAAAATAATATATATGCCGAAAGTGGAATGGGATGTACAGGTCCTATTGTAATGGTCAACGAGAAAAATGTAGATAAGGCTACCGATATCTTAAAGACCGAAGATTTCTTATAAAAAATATAAACAAAAAACAAAAATCCAAACAATTCATTAAAATACCTCAATAACAAACCCTGGATGAAAAATAGTCTAGGGTTTTATTTTGCCAAAATAAATTTACATTCTACTATAGTTCCATTAAAACAGAGCATATCATTTTAAAACCTACGTTTTTAGTTGCAAAGTATCTGATTTACGATATTTACCTAAATATTTTAAATTAACAAAGTCGATATTTTTCGGTTGTTTTCGGACTCTTTTTTGACGGAATTAAAATTGCCTGAATACTAAGTACAGTTTAACAGCTGGATTTTTTATTTACCAGAACATTTAATATCCAAAAAAAGAATGGAAGAAATTAAATTACCACCATTAATATCTAATTTAAAATTTAAAAAACCTTAAACACTCCCCTTTCCAATAATCTTATTATATATAAATTTTCTACTGTACTTTCGAATTTCTTGAAAATTTTTTTTATACTATATTTTTATTTCTTAAAATGACATTGTGTAAATTCTCACTGGTGATATTCCTTAAAATTTTTAAAAACTTGTTTTTTAAGATTATTCCATAATCTTGTTGTGCTATTTTAGCATATAACATAGGAGTATCATAAGTAGTAATAATAAAAGCAGATTTATTTTTAATGACTATCGGGAAAATCTTCCTGTAACTATAGGCAAATTCATTAATAAATATTCTATCTATATATCCTTTTGAAATAGCTGGCATACCACTTACTATAGTGATTATAAAAACAGATAATTCACCATAAAATATCATCTTCATACTTTTTAGTTTCTAAATCTTTATCCAAGTTTCTACGTTTTTTATTTTCATCAAAATATAATATAGGGTCAGACTCTTCTTTCTATAAATCAAAAATTTTTACATTATAGTTGGATTTTAAACTATTTTCCACAGAATAAAAATTGCGCTATTAAAACCTTCATATTATTCCCCAGCTTTTAAGATTTCAAATAATAGCGAATTAAATATTTGTCTGATCGAATTTAGATATATTATTTATTAAAATCTAGATACTATTAAAAAATTAAAAGCTTTGATTGAAGAAAGAATAAAAGAGTTCAAGAGAGATGTTTAGTCTTCTCCCTTAGTCTAGGAGGATAAATAAATCCCCTATTTTATTGCTACAAACATTGAAATCAAGCCAATCCTTCCAAAATGGACCTACAAGGCGATTTTTTGGGAAGTAAGTAGTAAACTATGGCTTAATTTAGTTGTTTACATAAAAAAAGAGGTGGAAATTAATCCACCTTTACGCTAACTAGAATAGGACTTTATTTTATTTTTTTATGTCCTTAGCTTTATCTTTTATTTCTTCTCCTACTTCTTTTGCCTTGTCTTTTACTTTTTCCCCGGCATCCTTTACTTTTTCTCCAGCATCTTTCGCCTTATCTTTTACTTCTTCTCCTATATCTTTTGCTTTGTCCTTAATATCTTTTGTATCCATAAAATCCTCCTTATTTGATATTATTATTCCAATTTATATTATACCCAATATTTTCTATTATAAATTCAATAACTAATATTTGTATTTTTATTTAGACGCAAAAAAACTTTTATAAATAATAGAAAACATATTTACATTCTACTGTAGTTCTATTAAAACAGAGTAATGACGCAGTTAAATCAAATGACATCCTCATTTATATTCTACTGTAGTTCTATTAAAACTATGTATATAGTATATACATAGTAATTTACATTCTACTGTAGTTCTATTAAAACCTCTTTTCTTTTCTTCACTAACTCTGCTTGTTTCTGATTTACATTCTACTGTAGTTCTATTAAAACCCATTTTTAAATAAATAGTCTGTTGTATCTTCTTGATTTACATTCTACTGTAGTTCTATTAAAACTTTTCATATTCTAGTCCTGCAAAGTAATCATCTTCTATTTACATTCTACTGTAGTTCTATTAAAACATTTCTTTAAAAACAAAACCAAGACTGCAGAAAAAATTTACATTCTACTGTAGTTCTATTAAAACTAAGTCCTAATGCTTCTTTCAATCTGTCTTTGTTTTATTTACATTCTACTGTAGTTCTATTAAAACCCTATCAACGTTTCTAACTCATTCCCAAAGCTCCAATTTACATTCTACTGTAGTTCTATTAAAACGGTGATAATTATTTGATTTTTAGAAAATTAAATATATTTACATTCTACTGTAGTTCTATTAAAACGAATAAATGAACGGTGGAATTCGTCTATAGAGATAATTTACATTCTACTGTAGTTCTATTAAAACTAGATATGATTGTAAGTTTAAAATGATTGTAAAATATTTACATTCTACTGTAGTTCTATTAAAACAGTAGTTTTACATCATCATCTAAACCTATATCTACCACATTTACATTCTACTGTAGTTCTATTAAAACATGTCTGAAAAATCTATTGACGCTAGAGAAAAAGGATTTACATTCTACTGTAGTTCTATTAAAACTTCATCAGTAATTCCGATATTATTAATTTTATCTTCATTTACATTCTACTGTAGTTCTATTAAAACGGAAGTCCTTACAAGGACAGTGATATTGTAATAGCTGAATTTACATTCTACTGTAGTTCTATTAAAACAAAACAGCCTATTAGATACATCTGACCCTTATTAGATTTACATTCTACTGTAGTTCTATTAAAACTACAGCATCTCTTACATTTTGAAATGATGTGCTCTATTTACATTCTACTGTAGTTCTATTAAAACTTTTCTATTTTGAAATCTAATGCTTTTGCTAATTTATTTACATTCTACTGTAGTTCTATTAAAACTTAGCTAAAATAATAAAAAATGATGGCTGGAAAGAAATATTTACATTCTACTGTAGTTCTATTAAAACTACGCTAGCTCCACCAGTATCGAACAATTCTGCCCCATTTACATTCTACTGTAGTTCTATTAAAACTGTAGTGGACTTACATCAGACTTTATACCTTTTAAATTTACATTCTACTGTAGTTCTATTAAAACTTTCTTCAACTGCCTTGTTAAGATTTTCCGTGACAATATTTACATTCTACTGTAGTTCTATTAAAACTATTTTAAATTCATAACCGATATTTTCTATATCTTCTAATTTACATTCTACTGTAGTTCTATTAAAACGTTTACACAGAAGATAGCAACACAAAATTCAAAGATATTTACATTCTACTGTAGTTCTATTAAAACAGATTATTATATAGACAACGATTTAGAAGATAAAAATTTACATTCTACTGTAGTTCTATTAAAACTTTCCTCCCTAGCTCTTTGTTTGCTAAAATAAATTCATTTACATTCTACTGTAGTTCTATTAAAACAAACCTCTTTCCATTAACTCATTTAAGAATTTTTGACATTTACATTCTACTGTAGTTCTATTAAAACACCTATAAGAGATGATGAGCTTATCGCCATTTCAAATTTACATTCTACTGTAGTTCTATTAAAACTTGAAGAAGACGGAAGAATTAAAAAGTCAGAAGCTATATTTACATTCTACTGTAGTTCTATTAAAACCAGCTTTTTTAGGTACTTGTCCCTCTATCAACTCTATTTACATTCTACTGTAGTTCTATTAAAACAGGTGCTATTTTACACCTGTATTTTACAAGCTTATAGTCCTGTATTCTGTCGATGTATACATTATATCCTATTTTTTCTTCTTAGGAAAACTCCATTTATAAAGAATGGCTAATTATGTTATTTTATCCTTACTGTCGATCTTCCGTTTTCCTAGCATTATTCAAGGTCGACAGTAGGCATTTATTTGCTTTTAATATTTAATTCAACTAGTTCATAAGATAAGTATGGATTTTCCCCATCTCTTGAATCAAAATATAATCCTATTTTTTTATGAGACTATTGTTCCTTACTATTATTTAAATTCTAATTTAAATTTGAAATTATTAAATTATTGTAATAATATATTTACATAATACTATTATTTTTGAAAGGATATTTTATGACTCCAAAATACAAAAAAATAATCGATTCCTTTATTAAGGATTATGACAACAATAATATATTACCCGGCGATACTCTTCCTTCTGAAAATGAATTAATGAAAGAATGGAATTGCTCACGAGATACTGTTAGAAAAGCTATGACAGTTCTTGCTGAAAGGAAGTATATTCAAAAAAGTCAAGGTCAAAAATCTACAGTTTTAAATAGAAAGGAATATGAATTTCCAGTTTCTAGAATAACCAGTTTTCAAGAACTAGTTAAGAAAAGAAATTTAAATGCTTCTACAGAAGTCGTTAAGTTTGAAATAGTTAATAAATCCCATTATATTTATAACTTGTTTAATGTTCCTAAATCGGAAAAAATTTTAGAAATTATACGTATTAGGGAAATTGATAATGAAAAAATAATATTAGATAAGGACTTTTTTCTAGAAAAATATATTGGCAATTTAAATAAGGAAATTGCTGGTGGTTCAATTTATGAATATTTAGAAAATGAACTTGGTTTAAAAATAGATTTTGCCAAAAAAACAATTACTGTAGAAAAGCCAACTAAGGAAGATCTTAAATATTTAGATTTGAAGAAGGATACTTTAATTGCAAATATTGAAAGTTTCACTTATCTGGAAGATAATATATTATTTCAAATTACCTACTCTAGACATAGATCAGATAAGTTTAAATTCTTTGATTTTGCACAAAGATAATTGGGAAAACAGTTGCTAATTTAGTATTAATATGATATAACTTAAGTACAAACTTATACGTATAAGGTGTCGGGAATACATCTTGTTTTATAAGCTTCTATTTAACAAAACTTGTACGTATAGGATATTAGGAGGTAGAAAATGGGAAAATATTTAGAAGATAGCCGAAAACTTTTAGAGTTTATTGGCGGAAAAGAAAATATAGGCGCTGTTACACACTGCGTTACTAGAATGAGATTTGTTTTAAACGATCCAGAAAAAGCCGATACTGAAAAAATAGAAGCATTGCCTTCAGTAAAGGGTACTTTTACTCAGGCAGGACAATTTCAAGTTATTATTGGTAATGATGTTGCAAATTTTTATAATGATTTTGTTTCTATTGCAGGCGTTGAAGGTGTAAGTAAGGAAGCTGTAAAAGAGGAGGCCAAGAAAAATCAAAATATTTTTCAAAAAATCGCTTCAACTTTAGCCGAAATATTTGCACCTATTATCCCAGCAATAATTGTCGGAGGATTAATTTTAGGTTTTAGGAATATTTTAGGAGAAATTGGATTTGAATCCTTAGGTCAAAAAGTAGTTGATGGAGTTGCTCAAACTTTAAAAGACGGTACTCCAGTTTATAATGCTATTGTAGATGTTTCTCAATTTTGGGCAGGCGTAAATGATTTTCTATGGTTAATTGGTGAAGCTATTTTCCATTTCCTACCTGTAGGAATTACTTGGTCCATTACTAGAAAAATGGGAACTACTCAAATTTTAGGTATTGTGCTAGGTCTTACTTTAGTTTCTCCTCAACTTTTAAATGCCTATTCTGTAG
It encodes:
- the trxA gene encoding thioredoxin TrxA, yielding MLELDKKTFEDEVLNVEGYVFVDFWSQGCEPCKALMPDVHKLAEKYGDKIKFCSLDTTKARRLAIKQKVLGLPTMLMYKDGEKVDEITKDDATVENIEAMILKYYN
- a CDS encoding glycine/sarcosine/betaine reductase component B subunit, whose translation is MRLELGKIFIKDIQFADSSKIENGILYVNKEELLEAIGGDEHIKSIDFDIAKPGESIRITPVKDVIEPRVKVEGPGQIFPGILNKVDTVGQGKTYALKGMAVVTTGKIVGFQEGIIDMVGEGAKYTPFSQLNNLVVICEPVDGLKQHDHEKAVRMIGFKAAAYIGELARELTPEETTVYETKPLLDQLQEYPDLPKVAYVYMLQTQGLLHDTYVYGVDAKQIVPTILYPTEVMDGAIVSGNCVSACDKNPTYVHLNNGIIEDLYARHGKDYNFVGVVITNENVYLMDKERSSNWTSKLVEYLGVDAVIISQEGFGNPDTDLIMNCKKIEEKGIKTVIVTDEYAGQNGASQSLADADEKADAVVTAGNANQIVVLPKLDKIIGHIEVVDVIAGGAQGSLREDGTIEVEIQAITGATNETGYHYLTAKTY
- the grdA gene encoding glycine/sarcosine/betaine reductase complex selenoprotein A, translated to MSLLENKKLIIIGDRDGIPAPAIEECVNTVPNTEVVFSSTECFVUTSAGAMDLENQKRVKDASDKYGAENLVVLLGAAEAEAAGLAAETVTLGDPTFAGPLAGVALGLAVYHVVEPEVKELFDATVYDEQIGMMEMVLDVDEIAEEMNDIREEANN
- the grdB gene encoding glycine reductase complex selenoprotein B → MANKKVVHYINQFFAGIGGEEKADTKPFIAEELPPVSKQLESKLGEGFEVVATVVCGDSYFNENIESASKEVLEMIKSFNPDLFIAGPAFNAGRYGVAAGTITKLVEDELNIPAITGMYVENPGADMFKKDLFIIETANSAAGMRKALPKMAKLGKKLALGEEILGPKEESYIERGIRVNYFSDVRGSERAVNMLVKKIKGEDYETEYPMPTFDRVEPSPEIADLSNITIALVTSGGIVPFGNPDRIESSSASKYGEYSIAGIDDLKEGEFETAHGGHDPVYANEDPDRVLPVDVLRDLEKEGKIGKLYDYFYSTVGNGTAVASAKAYAHEIGEKLAADNVDAVILTSTUGTCTRCGATMVKEIEATGIPVVHICTVVPISLTVGANRIVPAVAIPHPLGNPALDFDEEKALRRKLVEKALKALQTKVEDQTVFEG
- the grdC gene encoding glycine/sarcosine/betaine reductase complex component C subunit beta; amino-acid sequence: MSFPVIKNAGYVLVHTPDMIIQNGSTTSTERVVNPDSDFLKEVGKHIRTYEEVVNYLPNQVYIGNLRPEELNNYELPWHDKEFKGQRKGKFGEITPQDEFIAVMKICDSFELVELTEEFINEIKPKIEENYPELIDAFNKIKPYDVEADKHLLDEEKAEGLYNDGKLVGIVKAAHDVDVNLNAHTMFENLVVKASGVLATIALLRNTSVNKDEIDYVVECSEEACGDINQRGGGNFAKAIAEVAQLTNASGSDTRGFCAAPIHSLIEAAALVKAGVYKNVLVVAGGSTAKLGMNAKDHVKKGHPVLEDVLGTFAILVSENDGVSPIFRTDLTGKHNVGTGSSPQAVMTSLITTGLDRANLKITDVDTYSVEMQNPDITVPAGAGNVPEANYKMIAALAVKRGDIERAQLKSLIEEKGLPGWAPTQGHIPSGVPYIGYMIDDLTSGDKNRVMFVGKGSLFLGRMTNLFDGVSFICERNTGEESDDQGISKEEIKKIIGESLRELASNMLQE
- the grdD gene encoding glycine/sarcosine/betaine reductase complex component C subunit alpha; translation: MSKNIIAEALLEIADGIESGSFAKKPKIGLTILGSEHGLTNMLEAANLAKSINYEIILIGPKVETEFELVEVSTEEEAHNKMEELLDSKYIDACVTMHYSFPIGVSTIGRVITPGVGKEMLIATTTGTSSTNRVEGMVKNTIAGISVAKALGRENPTVGILNVDGAKQVEKALNNLKSNGYKFEYGESARSDGGAVLRGNDLLQGVPDVCVTDSLTGNILMKMFSAFTTGGSYESLGYGYGPGIGEGYDRTIMIISRASGAPVIANAIKYAFELVIGNIKTIAEKEYKEVNSHKFKEVLESLTAKKVVEDSADVKAPPQEIVTGSITGIDILDLEDAVTALWKNNIYAESGMGCTGPIVMVNEKNVDKATDILKTEDFL
- a CDS encoding NAD(P)H-dependent oxidoreductase; this translates as MKMIFYGELSVFIITIVSGMPAISKGYIDRIFINEFAYSYRKIFPIVIKNKSAFIITTYDTPMLYAKIAQQDYGIILKNKFLKILRNITSENLHNVILRNKNIV
- the treR gene encoding trehalose operon repressor; this encodes MTPKYKKIIDSFIKDYDNNNILPGDTLPSENELMKEWNCSRDTVRKAMTVLAERKYIQKSQGQKSTVLNRKEYEFPVSRITSFQELVKKRNLNASTEVVKFEIVNKSHYIYNLFNVPKSEKILEIIRIREIDNEKIILDKDFFLEKYIGNLNKEIAGGSIYEYLENELGLKIDFAKKTITVEKPTKEDLKYLDLKKDTLIANIESFTYLEDNILFQITYSRHRSDKFKFFDFAQR